ACTAGTAGAAATGGAGTAATTAATATGTTTAATATTGATTCCACCTATTCGGCACAACGTCCGATAAACAACATTGACGCGGAAATGGCGGTTCTAGGTTCTATTATACTAGACTCCGCAGCTATTTACAAAGTTGCAGATAAGCTACCTGTTGACGCTTTTACCCTGGAAAAACACCAGATAATCTACAAGTGTTGTCTCGAATTACACCGCAATCAAATATCAGTAAATCTGCTATCTGTAGCAAATATCCTTGCTGATAAAAATCTCCTAGGTACGGTGGGCGGTCGTTCTGCCCTTACCAATCTAATAGATTCAATTGTTTCCTCTGCGGGAGTAGAATCAGCTACGGAAGTGCTTTTAGAAAAGCATACACGCAGAAGATTAAGCTTACTGAGTAGCCAGATAGAACAGCTAGCCCATGACAGAGAAAACCCATTATCATGGACGCTTGAAAAACTGGAACAAACAGTTTTACAAATTACCGGACTAAGAAAACACGATGATCAGGGATACTGGCAAAAAAGAGACACCGTAGCTTTTGAAAATCTCTGTAAAGACTTAGAAGAGATAGAAGACATTGAAAACGCGGCTCAACGTGATTGGTTAATGCGAAAGCTGGCTAAAAAATGGAAATTTAGCAACAAAAAAGAATTGCTAGATTTTCACGCAAAATGGCTCGATAGTCAGAACAAAACCTATACCTACACGGCTAAGGAATATTTTGAGAAGCATGGCAACCAAGAGCAAAACTGGATATTCCCCGGACTAATTCCCCTTGGTTCGGTTCTCGTTGCCTACGGTGGTGCGGGTGTGGGGAAAACTCGAACCGCAATGACCTTGGCTAAATATGCCTGTGCTGGTGGAACCTTCACCTACGACGGAGCAGAAATAGAACCTATGAAGACTTTACTAATCGAAACAGATCAGGGGGCAAGAAACACTAGCAAACTATTAGAAATGCAAGATTTTTTCGCAGATGACACCGTAGCCAATCGGATGGTTATCTGTGATGAGTGGACGGTAGGGGAATTCGGACGGCTTAAGCAGATGCTTAAGCAGCATGAGCCAAAATTCGTCATCATAGATAGCTTGATGTCTGTTAGCACTACATCTTTATATAGTGAGAATGACACAGAGTATGCCCGTCCGATTATTCGGTTGCGTCATCTAGCCCAAGAGTTTAATTGCACTTTCCTGGTAATCCACCATGCCAATGCTGAGGGAGGTGTGAGGGGTAGCCGTGCCATCATAGCCAGTGCTGATGAAGTCTGGAAACTAGCCAGAACCAAAAACGAGATCGAGGAATTTAATTCCCTAACGATTGAAAAATCCAGAAGTCGCGCTCCTGGTGCGTACAAATTTGTTTATGACGATGATTCATGGGGCTGGACGTTCAAGGGCAGGATTGAAGATGACATCATGGGTGGGAATTCTCAGTCAGCTAGCCTAATGAGTCGCTGCATCAAGTTTTTAAAAGAGAAACTAGGGCAAGTATTCCAAGCCGAGGAAATAGCAGAATTTGTTGGTTCATCTCGTGATTCCGTTCGCAGAGAGATGAGAAGAGCATCCAATGAAGGATTAGTTAACGTAGGTAGAGCTACTGGAGACACACGTAAACTTGTATACTATCTTGGTTCGCGCGTATCTCCAGTTAACAATTACACATCTGATCCATCTGATCGTACTGAAACGACATCTCGGATCGGACTTCTACCCTTGCCAGATAAAGGTTCTGGGAGACCTGATCATCTGATCCTAAAAAATCAAAATTTTGAAAATGCAGAAAAAAAAGTTTTAGGATCAGATGATCAGATCAGGTTGATCAGATGTCCAGAAACATTGCCAGAAGAGACGGGAACACAAATTACACATCTGATCATGCGTGATATACAGAACGGATCAGATGTAGAGACTGATACCGAAAAGGGTGAATTACTGACAATCCCCACTGGATCAGGTGTAGATTCAAATGTAAACGAATGTAAAGACGGTGAAGGTATAAAAAAATCGACAAGTTTAAAACCAGTGAAAGTGATTTACACCTCACCTGTTGGAGAAGTAAAGGCGATCGCTTCACCCGGTGGTGAGGACGGGGGTTATGAGTTCCGATTAGAAATACCAGGACTTGAGCCGCTAATATCTTCCACCTCACACACAGAGGAAAGATTAGTGTGTAGCACGATGAAGCGACGCTTGATGACCTACCTAAAATCCCTCAAGTGGAAAATACACGTTATAGTTGCTCCTCCTGGTCAATACGATTGGTTGCCAGCAACACTGGAATCATTCAAACCTCATCAATATGACCCCAACCGAGGAAACTGGATTTTCCACTGCGATCGCGGTGAGTATTCGATTAGCGACTTGTCCCTGATAGCGATCAATGATTGAGAAAAAGATTCAAGCCGCAAACCAGAGGCTCAAAGCTGGTCGATTTAAAATCAGCATCCAGAAGCTAGGGGAAAGTTTGTACTTAGTTGCAACTCTTCCCCCAAAACCCTCTAGCAAGCGACTGGACAACCATCAGCAACGAATTGCTCTCAATCTTCCTGCAAGAATAGATTGTGTCGAATTAGCAGAAAAAGAAGCTCGAAAAGTAGCTGTACTCAGAGACTGTGGTCAATTTGACTGGGATTCCTACTTAAAACCTACCCAAAAAGTAAAAACCATCGGGGACTGGGTAGAGGAATTCGAGCGCGATTACTTTCAACGTCGTGCCAGAAACTATAAAACTCAAACCACCTGGGACACTGAATACCTCTACTCCTTCCGGCGTTTACCCGAAGAATCAGCTTTGACTCTGGAAGAATTAAATAGAGCTATTACCTCAACGGAGCCAGATACCAAAACACGACGGAGGGTATGTTTAGCGCTGCGGTCGTTGGCTCGGTTCTCTGGTCTAACTCTGGATATCTCCCAGTTAATTGGGAAATACAGTCCGGCACGAGTCAAACCCAGAGACTTACCCGATGATGATTTTATTTGTCAAAGTTTCAAAAAAATCCCTGACCCGACGTGGCGGTGGTATTTTGGCATGGTCGCAACATTTGGACTTCGCAATCATGAGCCATTCCATCTAGACTTAAATTCTTTTGCCAAAAATCCAACTATTGCTCCCATCATGGAAGGGAAAACCGGAGCTAGGCAGGTTTGGGCATATCATCCTGATTGGGTAGAAAAATTTGGTCTAACAGAATTTTCAGTGCCAGATATTAAGCGCGATCGCTCCAATAGAGAAATTGGGGGAGCTTGTTCCAAATACTTCAAGAAACAGGAATTACCCTTCACCCTGCTTACCTTGAGACACTGTTGGGCAGTCCGTACCATTGAATACGGATTAGACCTGTCTCTAGCGTCAAAACAGATGGGACATAGCGTTAACGTCCACACAAATCTATATCACCATTGGATTGACGCGCGTCACCATCAAGCCGCATACGATCGCATTTTGACAGGTTCACAAAATAGCAAAGAAAACCTTTAAACAGTTGACACCGAAGGTTTTCACAGGTTACCAAAATTACCAAAAGAAATTAACTAGAAACTGCTTATATCGCGTCATCGATGACGCGATAATCTACGTATTTTAGTGGGTGACCTGGGACTCGAACCCAGAACCAACGGATTAAGAGTCCGATGCGCTACCATTGCGCTAGTCACCCAAAGCTGTCTTAAATAGTATATTAGCAAAAATTATTGGATATTCTGTAAAGATTGTTCTAAATTCTATGTAACAACCTGGGGAAGCTTCTATAGAGAATTTGCAAGCTGTTGCCTAAGGTTGCAATCAAACAAGAAAGTCATCAAATTATCTACAGAAAATAAATTCCAAAAAAGTAATATTTTCTCGTGTCATGGGAAGGTGGGGTAATTTCCGTGATGATTTTCATCTTAGTGTGGTCAAAATTAATATAATGCTCATACTATGAGTATTTCTCTACCTGTGAACAAAGCTAAGAAACTCAACCGGGGACGTGATAACGACTGGCGGTTATTTTTACGTCTGGTTCCCTACGCTCGTCGCCATGGTAAATTACTGATTTTGGCAATGTTGTTACTCATACCAGTAGCTGTGGGTAACGCCATACAGCCAATGCTGATTGGGCAAGCTATTTCTCTAATTCGTCAAGAACCAAATACCTATGAATTTCTGAGAAATATGCCTCTTATGCAAGGATTAGGAATTCTGGAAGTCATATTATTGATTACTGTGGCGATTCGTCTAGTTTTTAATGGTTGGCAAGGATACCTGGTGCAAAAAGTGGGGCAGCAGATTACTGCGGATATTCGCCAGGATTTATTTCACCATGTCACTTCTCTAGCAGTCAGGTTTTTTGATCGCACACCTGTAGGAAAATTAATTACTCGACTGACTAGCGATGTAGAGGTGTTGGGAGATGTTTTTTCTACTGGGGCTATTGGTATTGTCTCGGATTTTTTCTCAATGCTGGTGATTGTTGGGTTTATGTTCTCGATTCAGTGGGAGCTAGCTCTATTATTACTTTTGATGCTATTTCCTGTTTCTGGCTTAATCGTTTATTTTCAACAACAATACAGACTTGCCAATTATAAGGCTAGGGAAGAACTGTCAACTCTCAATTCCCAACTGCAAGAAAACATTGTGGGAATTAATGTTGTGCAATTATTTCGTCGTGAAAGATTTAACTCAGAGCTATTTCGTGTTAGCAATGAACGCTATGTTCAAGAGGTAGATAGAACTATTTTTCACGATTCGGCAGTTTCCGCAACTTTAGAATGGATTGCCTTGGTGGCGATCGCTGCTGTTCTCTGGATTGGGGGTTATTTACTTTTAGGA
The Calothrix sp. 336/3 DNA segment above includes these coding regions:
- a CDS encoding DnaB-like helicase N-terminal domain-containing protein codes for the protein MFNIDSTYSAQRPINNIDAEMAVLGSIILDSAAIYKVADKLPVDAFTLEKHQIIYKCCLELHRNQISVNLLSVANILADKNLLGTVGGRSALTNLIDSIVSSAGVESATEVLLEKHTRRRLSLLSSQIEQLAHDRENPLSWTLEKLEQTVLQITGLRKHDDQGYWQKRDTVAFENLCKDLEEIEDIENAAQRDWLMRKLAKKWKFSNKKELLDFHAKWLDSQNKTYTYTAKEYFEKHGNQEQNWIFPGLIPLGSVLVAYGGAGVGKTRTAMTLAKYACAGGTFTYDGAEIEPMKTLLIETDQGARNTSKLLEMQDFFADDTVANRMVICDEWTVGEFGRLKQMLKQHEPKFVIIDSLMSVSTTSLYSENDTEYARPIIRLRHLAQEFNCTFLVIHHANAEGGVRGSRAIIASADEVWKLARTKNEIEEFNSLTIEKSRSRAPGAYKFVYDDDSWGWTFKGRIEDDIMGGNSQSASLMSRCIKFLKEKLGQVFQAEEIAEFVGSSRDSVRREMRRASNEGLVNVGRATGDTRKLVYYLGSRVSPVNNYTSDPSDRTETTSRIGLLPLPDKGSGRPDHLILKNQNFENAEKKVLGSDDQIRLIRCPETLPEETGTQITHLIMRDIQNGSDVETDTEKGELLTIPTGSGVDSNVNECKDGEGIKKSTSLKPVKVIYTSPVGEVKAIASPGGEDGGYEFRLEIPGLEPLISSTSHTEERLVCSTMKRRLMTYLKSLKWKIHVIVAPPGQYDWLPATLESFKPHQYDPNRGNWIFHCDRGEYSISDLSLIAIND